Proteins encoded within one genomic window of Planctomycetia bacterium:
- a CDS encoding MoaD/ThiS family protein, which yields MIRVVLPYHLRNLAQVTGEVTLDVVGPVSMRSILDALEARYPVLQGTIRDHGSIKRRPLIRFFVCEQDWSYEEPETPLPEAVASGREPFFIIGAIAGG from the coding sequence ATGATTCGCGTTGTTCTTCCCTACCACCTCCGCAATCTGGCCCAGGTAACAGGCGAGGTCACACTCGATGTTGTCGGGCCAGTCTCCATGCGTTCCATACTCGACGCATTGGAAGCACGCTATCCTGTGCTGCAAGGCACCATCCGCGATCACGGCAGCATTAAGCGACGACCACTGATTCGTTTCTTTGTCTGCGAGCAGGACTGGTCCTACGAAGAGCCTGAAACGCCGCTGCCGGAAGCTGTCGCCTCCGGCAGGGAACCTTTCTTCATTATCGGTGCCATTGCAGGCGGCTAA
- a CDS encoding exo-alpha-sialidase — MPGVRLLVGTRKGAFVITSDTARKKWDVSGPFFGGWEMYHLKGSPVNPDRIYASQSSSWFGQQMQRSDDGGKTWNPIGNKFAYSGTPGTHQWYDGTPHPWEFKRVWHVEPSVTDADTVYAGVEDAAFFRSTDGGQNWEEMPGLRDQQGSKWAPGAGGMGLHTILIDQNNPNRIFIAISAAGAFRSEDGGNTWKVITKGLHSQYIPDPTAEIGHCVHRICMHKDKPNTLYMQKHWDVLRTDDSGDNWHEVSGNLPTDFGFCIDVHAHEPETIYVVPIKSDSEHYPMDGALRVYRSKTGGNDWEPMTKGLPQENCYVNVLRDAMAVDSLDDCGVYFGTTGGQVYCSPDGGDNWAPVVRDLPAVLSVEVQTLK; from the coding sequence ATGCCAGGCGTTCGTCTTCTCGTTGGTACACGCAAAGGTGCATTCGTCATAACTTCAGATACTGCCCGTAAGAAGTGGGATGTTTCCGGGCCGTTTTTTGGTGGCTGGGAGATGTATCATCTCAAAGGCTCGCCGGTAAACCCGGATCGCATCTATGCATCACAGTCGAGCAGTTGGTTCGGCCAGCAGATGCAGCGATCTGATGACGGTGGCAAAACCTGGAATCCCATCGGAAACAAATTTGCCTACAGCGGAACGCCAGGCACCCATCAATGGTACGATGGAACGCCTCACCCCTGGGAATTCAAACGGGTCTGGCACGTTGAACCGTCAGTCACCGATGCAGATACGGTTTATGCTGGCGTGGAAGATGCTGCGTTCTTCCGCAGCACCGATGGCGGACAGAACTGGGAAGAGATGCCCGGCTTGCGCGATCAGCAGGGGTCCAAGTGGGCACCCGGCGCCGGTGGCATGGGGCTGCACACCATTCTGATTGATCAGAATAACCCGAATCGCATTTTTATTGCCATCTCCGCTGCTGGCGCGTTTCGCTCAGAAGATGGTGGCAACACCTGGAAAGTCATTACCAAAGGTCTGCATTCACAGTACATTCCAGACCCCACTGCCGAAATCGGCCACTGTGTGCATCGCATCTGCATGCACAAGGACAAACCCAACACGCTCTACATGCAGAAACACTGGGATGTTCTCCGCACCGATGACTCTGGCGATAACTGGCATGAAGTCAGTGGCAATCTGCCTACCGATTTCGGCTTTTGCATTGATGTCCATGCCCATGAACCCGAAACCATTTACGTGGTACCCATCAAGAGTGATTCGGAACACTACCCGATGGATGGTGCGCTGCGTGTCTATCGCAGCAAAACGGGTGGCAACGACTGGGAGCCTATGACCAAAGGCCTGCCCCAGGAAAACTGTTATGTGAATGTACTCCGTGATGCAATGGCAGTTGATTCCCTCGATGACTGTGGCGTTTACTTCGGCACCACCGGTGGACAAGTCTATTGTTCACCCGACGGTGGAGACAACTGGGCTCCAGTAGTTCGCGACCTGCCTGCGGTTCTCTCTGTCGAGGTGCAAACGCTGAAATGA